Part of the Triticum aestivum cultivar Chinese Spring chromosome 4D, IWGSC CS RefSeq v2.1, whole genome shotgun sequence genome is shown below.
tcttcaagaagccgtcgtcgtctcgtctttctgagcaggacacaaaccctaacaaaacttgaaaaagcacctaaaaacggagccctcccgccagcAAGGGCTGGGATCCACCACGCACCCATGGTCCTAAGGCCACGGGAGACGTGGCAAATCGGCGGTGCCGGTGACGGGAGGCAGCAACCGTAGCCGCCTTTCCTTGGATTGAATCCATCTAACATATACAACTCCCTCTTGGAGATCATTCATCTAAACATGGCCAGTACAAGACTAATAGATTGGAGAACGTATATATCTATAAATTATGTGAACTCACATTAATTCATGAATAAAACATGTATAGATCTGAGTGACAATTCAtcatcacaacaaacacaccacaaaacttacatcatatggatcacaAATCATGTGATCATTGTATTAAAGAACAAAATGAGAGATTGTCATCCATCTATTGTTATGGACCCATAGGCAAAAGAGGACTACTTACACCAGTGTGAGTTAGGTGAACGTTGTAGCGAGGCCAGCTATCATGAAATTTTGGATACATTACACGCCTGTGTGATTGGGTGACTATTTTGCCTGATTGTGTTAAATGGGATTTGCCTCCTTCGATTCTGCCTTTAGTGAGTGGCTCAAACATGAAGGAAGGAAATTGAGCCTATGGGCTACTGGCTACCACTATGGATTAAGGCGAAGAAACAAGGGAGCAGCCTAACTTGGTCCAATTAAGGCTCCTTTGATTCAAGAAAATTTTACATGAATTATGGAGGATTTGGATCCTTATGTGTCGGTCATTTGATTTGCATGATTTAAATCCTTGGACGTTTTTCCTTGAAGATTAATTTGCACTCCATTTGAAATAAAATTTCCAAGCAATCAAACCTCTTTCATCCAAATTTctataggattcaagatgacatgacactctaatatttcatttatccTATTCCAAcattttgagaatcctttgaacaCGCCGTTTTTTTAGCTAGATCAATGTTCCTGGAGTTGCAGCAAATTTTGCAACTTTGGAAGCTCACTGGAGTTCATGCATGCCGTGACACTGAGCTCGACCACTGCACAAGGTGCATATGTATGGCGAATTCATTCATTGGTCAACACATAATAGAaaatatgaatattttttaaatcaatgacaaataatatggatcggagggagtaacataACTTAGGCGGTGTTTTACACAAGTGACATCCAAAACAATTTTGATGGGTTATATGAAGTTTTTCCAACATGACGTAACAAAAAATTTACACACTAgaaacaaatttcacaaagataGCAAGCATGTAACTGTTCTGCTataagattttgggagcattttcTCTCTCTCTACAGTTTGTAATATTATAAAAAAACATCCATTTTTCTCGAATTTCAGAAAAATAATCAAAAGCaacaaaatgggccggcccatgagacCATCCCGAAGGAGCGAGAGAATGAATAGGAGCGGTGGTGACAGTGAAGACTGTTTGCCAAAGTCCAAGTGGATAACCATGCTGCTCGCCATTGCCGTCCCCTCGGCGGCGCCGCTCCGGCGACCACATCACTTCCGCTTTCTCCACCCTCCCGGAAAGCTTAGCTTATCCAGAACGCGCTGCGCCCCTTCGCCCCCGGCAGAGGCGCAGCCAGTGCCTCCGCAGCCCCGGCGGTACCCGAGGCAGTACCCAGGCGAGGCGGTGGGCGTTGCCGAGGAGATGCGGTTCGTCGCCATGCGCCTCCGCAACACTAAGCGCACTACTCGTAATAAGGACAATAATAGGGCCGACGGAGCTGGGGAGGACGATGAatcgaaggaggaggaggtggaggacaacGACGAGATGGACGAGGAGGGCAACGAcgaagtggaggaggaggaggacaaccaCGAAGTGGAGGAGTGGATGCCCAGCATGGAAGGGTTCGTGGGCTACCTTGTGGATAGCAAGCTTGTCTTCGACACCGTCGAGCGGATCATAGCCGGTTCCACGGACGTCGCCTGTGAGTGAGATCTTTCTTCCCCATTCTTTGCTACGGTTCTTGTTCTTGTCAATTACTGCAGCCAGCCAGGAATTAGTGCAGGTGTTCTTTTCCCGAGCGGCAATGTGATCCTGCAGTTCGAATTTCGGTCCAGGATTGGGACTTGTAGTGGTCACTGCCCATTGGACGCATGTTAAGTAGGAGTATTTGAGTGTTTCATTATCATGTTCAGCTGTGACTCCATGCCATTTTCTGCTTAAAAGTTTTTTTCCCTTGCTATTTCTTTGGGCATTAGAAGCTCACAGTCTGACTTGTATTGTTAGGGCTGTCCCAATTTGACTATATCTTAATCATGAGACCTAAGCAAAAGTCGGATGTGGCACCCTATTTAACGAGGAAAGAGAGAGTTACCATGTCTTAATCTAGATATAGCTCTTAGCACCAAAACCAAAACCAGGACAGCTCATACTTTTGCTCTCACAAACAAAACACATTAAATGAAAGCTCTTTTAGATACAACATTAAGATATAATCCATTGGATGAGCAATATCTAAGTACTTATAATGCATATGATATGGCTTAGGATATAATGCATTTGGCGAGCCCTTAGTGCTGATGAGGGCATGTACAATAGTTGTTGATTAGATAGTATTTCTGTGCCTTTCACGTTATCTTTAGCAATTAATGTTTGCATACTCCTAAAATTATGGGTGATTTAGAAGTAAACTAGAAAATATGTAACTAAGAGAAGGCATATCTTACAATGCAAAAAGTTATCATATCCTGGTTGCGGTGGATCCCTCTGGGATATCCACTTAAAATCATGGCGCAGAAACCATGGGGCAAGCTTTAGTAATGGTCAAATCTTGGATCCTCTCTATAAGTATCCTCCCATACCCCTTGGCGGCTGCAATCATCCATACTCATTTGAAGTCATTCCACTCACTCATTCCACCCCTTGCAAGCCACTCAAACCACTCCATCCATCAACCACCAGAAGTGATGAAGAGAGATTCAAGGCAAGAAAAGAAGAGAAGTGTTGGGTGATTCCTTGATCACTTCTTTGATTCTTTGAAGGCCAATAATTTCCTTTTTCTGAATCCCTACACCTTCAAGTTCATCTCTTTCACCACAATCCTATTCTTGTGAGAGAGTGTTCTCTTAGATTCATGAGGTGCTTTGATTGACTgtcatttgaggagttcttgtCAAGTGACTTTGCTTTGCTTGCTCCTCTTGGATGGTGTGCGCATCCTCGACGGTTAGGAGTCACTTGAGAGCCTATCATTTTGTACATGGTTCGGAGATGGCCTACTTGGTGAAGATCTACCCCTTAGTGAGGCTTATTGGTGCAATCCATGATTGTATAGGTTGGTTGTGCTCAGTGGGccgcttagagcatctctagcagaccccttatatCGCGGACCTGTAAAGTGAGTTTACAGTTCACGGCAAGCCTCGGATACGGGCTGAAAACAGCCTGGCGAAACAGAAACTTAAAATGAACCTGTAAATTTTGAAATCAGAACTTTGCGGGAGAAATCAGTAGAACTAGTAGCGTTCATAGTTACTTGATCATCATACATATTTCATACATAGCCTATTTGTGCAAAATAGATCAGAGGAGCGGCGGCCACCGTAAACCCTATTGCCAAGCTCACCGGAGCCATCCGGGTGCGGTGGCGAcgctgcggcggcggaggagctcagtcgtcgtcggaggagacgAGGTCGATGTAGATGTTGTCCTGCGCCTTGGCCTCGTGGCGCCATGCCTCCAAATTATCGTCGAACTCCTGAGCCTTCGCGAGCCCCTGCTCGAGGAATGCGTCGAGGTCGGCTTCCCGTCGACGGCgttgctccgcctcctcctcctcctcccgcgcacTGCGCGCGGCGATGGCGGACTTGAAGATGTCCGCctccggccggggggggggggaatcctccAACCCGAtgacgccaccgccccgccgctcCGGCTCCAGCTCCCTCTTCATCGCGTGGAGCGGcgggagctcctccgcctccctttTCACCGGCATGAGCGGCGTACGGGAGCTTGACCCCCCGGCGGAGCTGCTTGCGCCGGAGGACAGCCGCGCCTGCCTGTGGTCATACTCCTCCGTCTCGCGCGGAGGAGCGACGGTGGCGGCTCTAGGCCGCGGTTCGTGTACTTCCTAGCAGCTCGCTTCCTCGCGCCGTCGACTATGGCGCACCGCTGCCGCTCGGGGTCGTTGCCCCCGCCGGCGCGGCGACCCGAGCTCCACATCCCGCGCCACATGGTGGAGTGCGGCGGCGGATACGAGTCACCGGCGGCGAGAAATCGAGAGGGGCGAGGGGGGGATTGCGGCGG
Proteins encoded:
- the LOC123096577 gene encoding probable inactive heme oxygenase 2, chloroplastic; the encoded protein is MLLAIAVPSAAPLRRPHHFRFLHPPGKLSLSRTRCAPSPPAEAQPVPPQPRRYPRQYPGEAVGVAEEMRFVAMRLRNTKRTTRNKDNNRADGAGEDDESKEEEVEDNDEMDEEGNDEVEEEEDNHEVEEWMPSMEGFVGYLVDSKLVFDTVERIIAGSTDVAYVYFRKSGLERSASIEKDLEWFREQAIEIPEPSTFGSTYAAYLSELAGSSAPAFLSHYYNIYFSHTTGGLAIGKKTCDKILEGRLLEFYKWDSDPELLLKDAREKLNELSKHWSRKDRNLCLKEAAKCFQYMGRIVRLIVS